The following proteins are co-located in the Manihot esculenta cultivar AM560-2 chromosome 7, M.esculenta_v8, whole genome shotgun sequence genome:
- the LOC110619709 gene encoding thioredoxin domain-containing protein 9 homolog, whose protein sequence is MENPKVQEIIEKQVLTVAKAVEDKLDEEIAALERLDIDDLEVLRERRILQMKKMAEKRSRWISLGHGEYSEIPSEKDFFSAVKASDRVVCHFYRENWPCKVMDKHLSILAKQHIETRFVKIHAEKSPFLAERLKIVVLPTLALIKNAKVDDYVVGFDELGGTDEFSTEDLEERLAKAQVIFFEGESSLNPSKSSTQTRRSVRQSESHDSSDSD, encoded by the exons ATGGAAAACCCTAAGGTTCAAGAG ATTATAGAGAAGCAAGTACTTACTGTAGCGAAGGCCGTGGAGGACAAGCTGGATGAAGAGATCGCGGCACTTGAGCGTCTTGACATCGACGATCTGGAAGTGCTGAGAGAAAGACGCATACTGCAGATGAAAAAAATGGCGGAGAAGCGCAGCCGTTGGATCTCCCTCGGCCATGGCGAGTACTCTGAGATCCCCTCAGAGAAGGACTTCTTCTCTGCTGTTAAAGCCAGCGACCGTGTCGTTTGCCATTTTTATCGCGAGAACTGGCCCTGCAAG GTGATGGACAAGCATTTGAGCATATTAGCAAAGCAACACATAGAGACACGTTTTGTGAAAATTCATGCTGAGAAAAGTCCATTTTTGGCTGAGCGTCTCAAGATTGTTGTTCTTCCAACACTTGCCCTTATAAAGAATGCCAAAGTGGATGATTATGTG GTGGGGTTTGATGAACTTGGTGGGACAGATGAGTTTAGCACagaagatttagaggaaaggTTGGCCAAAGCTCAAGTCATCTTTTTTGAGGGTGAATCATCACTTAATCCCTCAAAATCTAGCACGCAAACCAGGAGAAGTGTTAGGCAAAGTGAAAGCCATGACTCATCAGATTCAGACTGA